A single Uloborus diversus isolate 005 chromosome 7, Udiv.v.3.1, whole genome shotgun sequence DNA region contains:
- the LOC129226266 gene encoding THAP domain-containing protein 1-like, translated as MPTCSAYNCSYKHTNRKNSGKTVHLFPFSRPEILKRWILNVRRKDWYPSRRSVLCSDHFEPDAFDRSGLIVRMKPDAVPTIFAFPPHLVKECKKRKSQESKKKKLQECKERKPQECEKLISPPKHDLQILSPPIFSHQQQDLNDHLYSASPLELERKLENVIRRRKLKAEQQRIRRLRKREEQILKDGAASISKDCAASISKDSAASISKDRAASISKDRAASISKDGAAAISKDRAASISKDGAAAISKDRAASISKDHAASISKDGAASISKDRAASISKESFPGVPYELLIRRT; from the exons ATGCCAACTTGTAGTGCGTATAATTGCTCGTACAAACATACGAATAGAAAAAACTCAGGGAAAACTGTTCATCT TTTTCCATTTAGCAGacctgaaattttgaaaaggtggATACTTAATGTACGAAGGAAGGATTGGTATCCAAGTAGGAGAAGCGTTCTTTGCAGCGACCATTTTGAACCAGATGCATTTGATAGATCTGGCCTCATAGTTCGAATGAAACCTGATGCTGTTCCTACAATATTTGCTTTTCCGCCTCATCTAGTAAAA GAATGCAAAAAGAGAAAATCTCAggaatccaaaaagaaaaaacttcaggAATGCAAAGAGAGAAAACCTCAGGAATGCGAGAAGCTAATATCTCCTCCAAAACATGATTTACAGATTCTTTCACCACCCATTTTTTCTCATCAGCAGCAAGACTTGAATGACCATTTGTACAGTGCCAGTCCGCTAGAGCTGGAGAGAAAACTGGAAAATGTCATCCGtcgaagaaaattaaaagcagaACAACAGCGCATTAGACGGTTGCGAAAAAGAGAAGAGCAAATATTGAAGGACGGTGCAGCTTCAATATCGAAAGACTGTGCAGCTTCAATATCGAAGGACAGTGCGGCTTCAATATCGAAAGACCGTGCGGCTTCAATATCGAAGGACCGTGCAGCTTCAATATCGAAGGACGGTGCGGCTGCAATATCGAAGGACCGTGCAGCTTCAATATCGAAGGACGGTGCGGCTGCAATATCGAAGGACCGTGCAGCTTCAATATCGAAAGACCATGCAGCTTCAATATCGAAGGACGGTGCGGCTTCAATATCGAAGGACCGTGCAGCTTCAATATCGAAGGAAAGCTTTCCTGGTGTTCCCTATGAATTGCTCATTAGAAGAACATAG